From the Oncorhynchus kisutch isolate 150728-3 unplaced genomic scaffold, Okis_V2 scaffold1623, whole genome shotgun sequence genome, one window contains:
- the LOC116366973 gene encoding protein PELPK1-like isoform X2 has product MPQLPTMPLQKRPSAPAPQLKQLPAIPLQKRPQAPAPQLKQLPAIPLQKRLAPAPLLKQLPNIPLQKRPSNPAPQLKQLPAIPLHKRLAPAPQLKQLPAIPLQKRPQAPAPQLNQLPAIPLQKRLAPAPLLKQLPNIPLQKPPSAPAPQLKQLPAIPLHKRPQAPAHLLKQLPAIPLQ; this is encoded by the coding sequence ATGCCGCAACTGCCAACCATGCCTCTGCAGAAGCGGCCGTCGGCCCCCGCGCCTCAGCTGAAGCAACTGCCAGCCATACCTCTGCAGAAGCGGCCACAGGCCCCCGCGCCTCAGCTGAAGCAACTGCCAGCCATACCTCTGCAGAAGCGGCTGGCCCCCGCGCCTCTGCTGAAGCAACTGCCAAACATACCTCTGCAGAAGCGGCCATCGAACCCCGCGCCTCAGCTCAAGCAACTGCCAGCCATACCTCTGCACAAGCGGCTGGCCCCCGCGCCTCAGCTCAAGCAACTGCCAGCCATACCTCTGCAGAAGCGGCCACAGGCCCCCGCGCCTCAGCTGAATCAACTGCCAGCCATACCTCTGCAGAAGCGGCTGGCCCCCGCGCCTCTGCTGAAGCAACTGCCAAACATACCTCTGCAGAAGCCGCCGTCAGCCCCCGCGCCTCAGCTGAAGCAACTGCCAGCCATACCTCTGCACAAGCGGCCGCAGGCCCCCGCGCATCTGCTGAAGCAACTGCCAGCCATACCTCTGCAGTAG
- the LOC116366973 gene encoding coiled-coil domain-containing protein 8-like isoform X1 → MVLITKMAVTFGLSLSVSWICCLLIGGITCFTLQGDAYGHPACTGPEPTGSQASVVSGPNAKATGYNSLASVTQGPNAATANHASAEAAVGPRASAEATASHTSAEAATGPRASAEATASHTSAEAAGPRASAEATAKHTSAEAAIEPRASAQATASHTSAQAAGPRASAQATASHTSAEAATGPRASAESTASHTSAEAAGPRASAEATAKHTSAEAAVSPRASAEATASHTSAQAAAGPRASAEATASHTSAVAAAGPRASAEATAKHTSAEAAGLAQTARPLNKLDREIIIWFAQLLNRLSPVTVPPFEEKGKGN, encoded by the exons TGTTTCTTGGATTTGTTGCCTGCTAATTGGAGGGATAACGTGCTTTACCCTTCAAG GTGACGCTTATGGGCATCCTGCCTGCACTGGACCTGAACCAACTGGATCCCAAGCAagtgtggtgtctggtccaaATGCTAAAGCTACTGGCTACAATAGCCTGGCAAGTGTGACGCAGGGTCCAAATGCCGCAACTGCCAACCATGCCTCTGCAGAAGCGGCCGTCGGCCCCCGCGCCTCAGCTGAAGCAACTGCCAGCCATACCTCTGCAGAAGCGGCCACAGGCCCCCGCGCCTCAGCTGAAGCAACTGCCAGCCATACCTCTGCAGAAGCGGCTGGCCCCCGCGCCTCTGCTGAAGCAACTGCCAAACATACCTCTGCAGAAGCGGCCATCGAACCCCGCGCCTCAGCTCAAGCAACTGCCAGCCATACCTCTGCACAAGCGGCTGGCCCCCGCGCCTCAGCTCAAGCAACTGCCAGCCATACCTCTGCAGAAGCGGCCACAGGCCCCCGCGCCTCAGCTGAATCAACTGCCAGCCATACCTCTGCAGAAGCGGCTGGCCCCCGCGCCTCTGCTGAAGCAACTGCCAAACATACCTCTGCAGAAGCCGCCGTCAGCCCCCGCGCCTCAGCTGAAGCAACTGCCAGCCATACCTCTGCACAAGCGGCCGCAGGCCCCCGCGCATCTGCTGAAGCAACTGCCAGCCATACCTCTGCAGTAGCGGCCGCCGGCCCCCGCGCCTCTGCTGAAGCAACTGCCAAACATACCTCTGCAGAAGCGGCCGGCCTTGCACAGACGGCCCGACCCCTCAACAAGCTAGATAGGGAGATCATAATTTGGTTTGCCCAACTCCTTAATCGTCTTTCTCCTGTTACTGTGCCTCCATTTGAAGAAAAGGGCAAAGGTAATTGA